One region of Polaribacter pectinis genomic DNA includes:
- a CDS encoding cell division protein FtsQ/DivIB, which yields MKFKRFLKYLLFLTLIISLGFLYSFSSKRNYAKIIAEPVVEFEAGDNNFLTHSMVNKLLIQNSEIVRNKAKSTLDLYGLENTVLKNPYVEKAAVFFTIGGVLKTVVKQRKPIARIISEINSYYIDRQGVKVPLSDNYSARVLLVSGIKNEEDVKEILPLIKIILKDNFLQKEVVGIQKSDDDEYQFSVRSGNYKIDFGKLTEIDVKFKKLKAFYNKTFRDKTIDNYKMINVKYHNQVVCTK from the coding sequence ATGAAGTTTAAAAGGTTTTTAAAATACTTGTTATTCCTTACGCTTATTATAAGTTTAGGGTTTTTGTATAGCTTTTCATCAAAAAGAAATTATGCAAAAATAATAGCAGAACCTGTTGTAGAATTTGAAGCTGGAGATAATAATTTCTTAACACATTCTATGGTTAATAAATTGTTAATACAAAATAGTGAAATTGTTAGAAACAAAGCAAAATCTACGTTAGATTTATATGGTTTAGAAAATACCGTTTTAAAAAACCCTTATGTAGAAAAAGCTGCTGTTTTTTTTACCATTGGTGGTGTGCTTAAAACTGTGGTAAAACAACGCAAACCAATTGCAAGAATTATATCAGAAATTAATTCTTATTATATTGATAGACAAGGTGTAAAAGTACCATTGTCTGATAATTATTCAGCAAGAGTGTTGTTGGTGTCTGGTATTAAAAATGAAGAAGATGTAAAGGAAATATTGCCTTTAATAAAGATTATTTTAAAGGACAATTTTCTGCAAAAAGAAGTCGTTGGTATACAGAAATCTGACGATGATGAGTATCAATTTTCCGTAAGAAGTGGAAATTATAAAATCGATTTTGGAAAATTAACCGAAATAGATGTAAAATTTAAAAAATTAAAAGCGTTTTATAACAAAACATTTAGAGATAAAACGATTGATAATTATAAAATGATTAATGTAAAATATCACAACCAAGTTGTGTGCACAAAATAA
- the murC gene encoding UDP-N-acetylmuramate--L-alanine ligase, with protein sequence MNLKNIHNVYFVGIGGIGMSAIARYFAANGKQVAGYDKTPSKIISDLEELGVEIHFEDALKNIPISFLNKEKTLVVYTPAVPKNHTELNYFLDNKFTVLKRSEILGKITETTFCLAVAGTHGKTTTSAILGHIMNTVNATSFLGGIAENYNSNLILGEDKVSVVEADEFDRSFLNLSPNIACVTSMDADHLDIYGNPEALQESFIDFSQRVSSTLIVAKGLPLKGLTYAINEDADYRAFNLKIESGKYIFDVQTPISEIKNIEFHLPGKHNVMNALAALSMADVYGISLESIKESLSTFKGVKRRFSYKIKTSDFVLIDDYAHHPTEINAVENSVREMYPNEKVLVVFQPHLFSRTRDFVDDFSGALSKFDEILLLDIYPAREEPIPGVNSEWLLNKINNSQKKLVQKNNLLKDIKNSSAKVVVMLGAGDIGVLINEVTNQLLKPEQNEV encoded by the coding sequence GTGAATTTAAAAAACATACATAACGTATATTTTGTCGGAATTGGTGGCATAGGAATGAGTGCAATTGCGCGTTATTTTGCTGCCAATGGAAAACAAGTTGCAGGGTATGATAAAACACCATCTAAAATCATATCAGATTTAGAAGAATTGGGAGTAGAAATTCATTTTGAAGATGCCTTGAAAAATATTCCTATTTCTTTTTTAAACAAAGAAAAAACATTGGTGGTTTATACGCCTGCAGTTCCTAAAAATCATACTGAATTAAATTACTTTTTAGATAATAAATTTACTGTTTTAAAAAGGTCAGAAATTTTAGGAAAAATAACAGAAACAACCTTTTGTTTAGCAGTTGCTGGAACGCATGGAAAAACAACAACTTCTGCTATTTTAGGTCATATAATGAATACAGTTAATGCAACTTCATTTTTAGGTGGAATTGCAGAAAACTATAATTCAAATTTAATTTTAGGTGAAGACAAAGTTTCTGTAGTAGAAGCAGATGAGTTTGATAGGTCGTTTTTAAACTTAAGCCCAAATATTGCTTGTGTAACTTCTATGGATGCAGATCATTTAGACATTTATGGTAATCCAGAAGCATTGCAAGAATCATTTATAGATTTTTCTCAAAGAGTTTCAAGTACGCTAATTGTAGCAAAAGGTTTGCCTTTAAAAGGTTTAACTTATGCCATTAATGAAGATGCGGATTATAGAGCTTTTAATTTAAAAATTGAAAGTGGAAAATACATTTTTGATGTACAAACACCAATATCTGAAATAAAAAATATTGAATTTCATTTACCAGGAAAACATAATGTAATGAATGCTTTAGCTGCATTATCTATGGCTGATGTTTATGGAATTTCGCTAGAGAGTATCAAAGAGAGTTTGTCAACTTTTAAAGGCGTAAAAAGAAGGTTTTCTTACAAAATAAAAACATCAGATTTTGTTTTAATTGATGATTATGCACATCATCCAACAGAAATTAATGCTGTAGAAAATTCAGTAAGAGAAATGTATCCTAATGAAAAGGTGTTAGTTGTATTTCAACCACATTTATTTAGTAGAACTAGAGATTTTGTTGATGATTTTTCAGGAGCACTATCAAAGTTTGATGAAATTTTATTATTAGATATTTATCCAGCAAGAGAAGAACCAATTCCTGGAGTAAATTCTGAATGGTTATTAAATAAAATTAATAACTCACAAAAAAAACTTGTACAAAAAAATAATTTACTAAAAGATATTAAAAATTCATCTGCAAAAGTGGTGGTAATGTTGGGTGCTGGAGATATTGGAGTATTAATTAATGAGGTAACAAATCAACTTTTAAAACCAGAGCAAAATGAAGTTTAA
- the murG gene encoding undecaprenyldiphospho-muramoylpentapeptide beta-N-acetylglucosaminyltransferase has product MKQSINILISGGGTGGHIYPAIAIANELKLRYPDANFLFVGAKDKMEMEKVPQAGYKIEGLWISGIQRKISVDNLSFPFKLGSSLLKAGKIIRKFKPDIAIGTGGFASGPTLMMANRKGIPTLIQEQNSFPGITNKLLSKKANTICVAYDNLESFFPVHKIIKTGNPVRQDLLSIYSKTAEGKDFFKLDKTKKTVLILGGSLGARRVNQLIETNLEFFKKQGIQVIWQCGKLYFNEYKKHNNLENVQVHQFINRMDFAYAASDFIISRAGASSVSELCIVGKPVVFIPSPNVSEDHQTKNAKSIADKHAAILLKESELETFPIVFETLLKDEGKQQSLAENIKELALPSATTDIVNEVEKLLKK; this is encoded by the coding sequence ATGAAACAATCGATTAACATATTAATTTCTGGAGGTGGAACTGGCGGACATATATATCCGGCAATTGCAATTGCTAACGAATTAAAATTACGTTATCCAGATGCAAACTTTCTGTTTGTTGGTGCAAAAGATAAAATGGAAATGGAAAAAGTGCCGCAAGCTGGATATAAAATAGAAGGTTTGTGGATTTCTGGAATTCAAAGAAAAATTTCAGTAGATAATTTATCATTCCCTTTTAAACTAGGAAGTAGCTTGTTAAAAGCAGGAAAAATAATCAGAAAATTTAAGCCAGATATAGCTATTGGAACTGGAGGTTTTGCAAGTGGGCCAACACTAATGATGGCAAATAGAAAAGGAATTCCAACATTAATACAAGAGCAGAATTCTTTTCCAGGAATTACTAATAAATTATTAAGCAAAAAGGCAAATACAATTTGTGTTGCTTATGATAATTTAGAAAGTTTTTTTCCTGTTCATAAAATAATTAAAACAGGTAATCCTGTTCGTCAAGACTTATTATCAATTTATTCTAAAACAGCAGAAGGAAAAGATTTTTTTAAGTTAGATAAAACAAAAAAAACTGTTTTAATTTTAGGAGGAAGTTTAGGGGCAAGAAGAGTAAATCAATTAATAGAAACAAATTTAGAATTCTTTAAAAAACAAGGAATTCAGGTTATTTGGCAATGTGGAAAATTATATTTTAACGAGTATAAAAAACACAATAATTTAGAGAATGTACAAGTGCATCAATTTATAAATAGAATGGATTTTGCGTATGCAGCTTCAGATTTTATTATATCTAGAGCAGGAGCAAGCTCAGTATCCGAATTATGTATTGTTGGCAAGCCTGTAGTTTTTATTCCATCACCAAATGTGTCAGAAGATCATCAAACAAAAAATGCCAAATCTATAGCAGATAAGCATGCAGCAATTTTGTTAAAAGAAAGTGAGTTAGAAACATTTCCAATAGTTTTTGAAACGCTATTAAAAGACGAAGGAAAACAGCAAAGTTTAGCTGAAAATATAAAAGAGTTAGCGTTGCCTAGCGCAACAACAGATATTGTAAACGAAGTAGAAAAGTTATTAAAAAAGTGA
- a CDS encoding FtsW/RodA/SpoVE family cell cycle protein, producing MKTIFQHIKGDKTIWAIVAILAIFSFMPVYSASTNLVYVVGNGSTFGHLIKHAVLLIMGFAIIYGVHKVPYRYFSGGSVIMLPVVIVLLAVTLAQGTTIGGANASRWIRIGGIGFQTSTLAGLVLMVYVARYLARNKEKEIKFKESLLQLWLPVSLVLILILPANFSTTAIIFTMILVIVFIGGYPLKYIAFILGAGLVVLTFFVLIAKAFPDAMPNRVQTWQNRIENFSQEGGKEAYQVEKAKIAIATGGAIGVGPGKSVQKNFLPQSSSDFIFAIIIEEYGMVGGFIILSIYFLLLFRIFVVIRKTTTIFGTLLVLGVGLPIIFQATINMAVATNLFPVTGQTLPLISSGGTSIWMTCFALGMILSVSATKTVTEEEILDDNPLDILHETID from the coding sequence ATGAAAACTATTTTTCAACATATAAAAGGAGATAAAACCATTTGGGCAATTGTTGCTATTTTGGCAATATTCTCATTTATGCCTGTGTATAGCGCAAGTACAAACTTGGTATATGTTGTTGGTAATGGGTCTACTTTTGGTCATTTAATAAAACATGCCGTTTTATTAATAATGGGTTTTGCAATTATTTATGGAGTTCATAAAGTGCCTTATAGATATTTCTCTGGAGGTTCAGTAATTATGTTGCCTGTTGTAATTGTTTTACTGGCTGTAACATTAGCTCAAGGAACAACTATTGGAGGAGCAAATGCAAGTAGATGGATTCGTATTGGAGGTATTGGTTTTCAGACTTCTACATTAGCTGGTTTGGTTTTAATGGTGTATGTGGCAAGGTATTTAGCAAGAAACAAAGAGAAAGAAATTAAATTTAAAGAAAGCCTATTGCAACTTTGGTTGCCAGTATCATTGGTTTTAATTCTAATTTTACCAGCAAACTTTTCAACAACAGCAATCATTTTTACAATGATTTTAGTAATTGTTTTTATAGGTGGATATCCATTAAAATACATTGCTTTTATTTTAGGAGCAGGTCTTGTGGTGCTTACATTTTTTGTGTTGATAGCAAAAGCATTTCCAGATGCAATGCCAAATAGGGTACAAACTTGGCAAAATAGAATAGAAAATTTTTCTCAAGAAGGAGGAAAGGAAGCTTATCAAGTAGAAAAAGCTAAAATAGCAATTGCAACAGGTGGAGCTATTGGAGTTGGTCCAGGTAAAAGTGTTCAAAAAAACTTTTTACCACAATCTTCATCCGATTTTATTTTTGCAATTATTATTGAAGAATATGGTATGGTTGGTGGTTTTATAATTCTATCTATTTATTTCTTATTACTATTTAGAATTTTTGTTGTTATTAGAAAAACAACCACAATTTTTGGAACATTATTGGTTTTAGGAGTTGGCTTACCAATTATTTTTCAAGCAACAATAAATATGGCAGTTGCAACTAATTTATTTCCTGTAACTGGGCAAACTCTACCACTTATTAGTAGTGGAGGAACTTCAATTTGGATGACTTGTTTTGCTTTAGGAATGATTTTAAGTGTTAGTGCAACAAAAACAGTTACAGAAGAAGAAATTTTAGATGATAATCCTTTAGATATTTTACATGAAACAATCGATTAA
- the murD gene encoding UDP-N-acetylmuramoyl-L-alanine--D-glutamate ligase yields MKKLTILGGGESGVGAAILGKQKGYDVFVSDRGEISKKYKEVLLNNEIDFEEKNHTEAKILNADVVVKSPGIPDTVPLILKLKENGIKVISEIEFAAKYTNATIIGITGSNGKTTTTLLTHYILKNAGLNVGVAGNIGDSFAQQVAEQKYGNYVLELSSFQLDGIEDFNSHIAILTNITPDHLDRYEYDFNKYIASKFRITKNQTANDFLIYDADDEAINNWLKENKTQAKLVPFSLEKELEYGAYIKENNIIININKDTIHMPTSALSLKGKHNTKNAMAATMAAQLLKVRKQTIRESLEDFEGAEHRLENVAKVKGVAYVNDSKATNINATFYALECMDTATVWIVGGVDKGNDYNDLLPLVREKVKAIVCLGLDNEKIKNTFKNVVDIIVETAGAEEAVKVSHKLAERGETVLLSPACASFDLFENYEDRGRQFKKAVRSL; encoded by the coding sequence GTGAAAAAACTAACAATTCTTGGTGGTGGAGAAAGTGGTGTTGGAGCTGCAATATTAGGAAAGCAAAAAGGATATGATGTTTTTGTTTCTGATAGAGGAGAAATATCAAAAAAATATAAAGAAGTTCTTTTAAATAACGAGATAGATTTTGAAGAGAAAAATCATACTGAAGCAAAAATTTTAAATGCAGATGTAGTTGTAAAAAGCCCAGGAATTCCTGATACAGTTCCTTTGATTTTAAAGTTGAAGGAAAATGGAATAAAAGTGATTTCTGAAATTGAATTTGCAGCAAAATATACAAATGCTACAATTATTGGGATTACTGGTTCTAATGGAAAAACAACCACAACATTATTAACACATTACATTTTAAAAAATGCAGGATTAAATGTTGGAGTTGCAGGTAATATTGGTGACAGTTTTGCACAACAAGTAGCTGAGCAGAAATATGGCAATTATGTGTTAGAATTAAGTAGTTTTCAGTTAGATGGAATTGAAGATTTTAATAGTCATATTGCAATTTTAACCAACATTACACCAGATCATTTAGATAGATATGAGTATGATTTTAACAAATATATAGCGTCAAAATTTAGAATTACTAAAAACCAAACTGCAAACGATTTTTTAATTTATGATGCAGATGATGAAGCTATCAATAATTGGTTAAAAGAAAATAAAACACAAGCGAAACTGGTTCCGTTTTCACTTGAAAAAGAATTAGAGTACGGAGCATACATTAAAGAAAACAATATTATAATCAACATTAATAAAGACACAATACATATGCCAACTTCAGCCTTATCATTAAAAGGAAAACACAATACAAAAAACGCAATGGCAGCAACAATGGCTGCACAGTTACTTAAAGTTAGAAAGCAGACTATTAGAGAAAGTTTAGAAGATTTTGAAGGTGCAGAACACCGTCTAGAAAATGTAGCAAAAGTTAAAGGTGTTGCATATGTTAATGATTCTAAAGCTACAAATATCAATGCAACTTTCTATGCGTTAGAATGTATGGATACTGCAACAGTTTGGATTGTTGGTGGTGTAGACAAAGGGAATGATTATAATGATTTATTACCCCTAGTTAGAGAAAAAGTTAAAGCAATAGTGTGTTTAGGTCTTGACAATGAGAAAATTAAAAATACTTTTAAAAACGTTGTAGATATTATTGTGGAAACTGCTGGAGCAGAAGAAGCAGTTAAAGTTTCTCATAAATTGGCAGAAAGAGGAGAAACAGTTTTATTGTCGCCAGCTTGTGCTAGTTTCGACTTGTTTGAAAATTATGAAGACAGAGGTCGTCAATTTAAAAAAGCGGTAAGAAGTCTTTAA